In Mytilus edulis chromosome 13, xbMytEdul2.2, whole genome shotgun sequence, a single window of DNA contains:
- the LOC139501529 gene encoding uncharacterized protein — protein sequence MAMNAVNDLVVVLGNGLPPVAPHVRTYVDNQMNRRLQRVGMPYGYVAPRLEAPRCSRRLLGLEPEPVLLPVASPELPRNDQPEHFEAVIVPRAQLFSVMVPEAAIQIADDEDDMVEVEIAGEEVLESTLEEEEVIELSLLCGMDTTVEEPADWFLEKTVSFLPTEEETVLFKEVVDEDATTNHAEETVWYGPEEVEVPATPVTPYVVIGNDVGVPLDWEVIPAPVVEVAPVPEAAGWFVGWRQVARVLGCLVTSYQTVSAV from the exons ATGGCCATGAACGCAGTAAACGACTTAGTAGTAGTTTTAGGAAACGGCCTACCTCCAGTTGCTCCACA TGTGAGGACCTACGTGGACAACCAGATGAACAGGCGTCTTCAACGAGTTGGTATGCCATATGGATATGTGGCTCCACGACTAGAGGCACCACGATGCTCTCGTCGTCTTTTAGGGTTGGAGCCAGAACCAGTACTTCTCCCAGTTGCGTCTCCTGAGCTGCCAAGAAATGATCAACCTGAACATTTCGAAGCAGTTATTGTACCTCGGGCACAATTATTCTCCGTCATGGTTCCTGAAGCAGCTATTCAAATAGCTGATGACGAGGATGATATGGTTGAGGTTGAGATAGCTGGCGAGGAGGTTCTGGAGTCAACTCTGGAGGAAGAAGAGGTCATCGAGCTGTCTCTGCTGTGTGGTATGGACACAACGGTGGAGGAACCAGCCGACTGGTTCCTGGAGAAGACAGTGTCTTTCCTGCCAACAGAGGAGGAGACTGTTTTGTTCAAGGAGGTAGTGGATGAGGATGCAACAACCAACCATGCTGAAGAGACTGTCTGGTATGGTCCTGAAGAGGTTGAGGTTCCAGCCACTCCAGTCACACCGTATGTTGTTATAGGTAATGATGTAGGTGTTCCTTTGGACTGGGAGGTAATCCCTGCTCCAGTGGTTGAGGTTGCTCCTGTCCCTGAGGCAGCTGGGTGGTTTGTTGGGTGGAGACAGGTGGCTAGAGTGCTAGGCTGCCTTGTTACTTCATACCAAACTGTCTCAGCTGTCtaa